One window of the Thermodesulfomicrobium sp. WS genome contains the following:
- the dnaX gene encoding DNA polymerase III subunit gamma/tau translates to MEAARTPRAAAALTGTNAMTAAGHTSLTAKYRPQTFAAVVGQGATTRILSQAAAQRRIAPAYLFSGTRGVGKTTVARIFAKAINCLHGPAPEPCNACSMCRQITAGTAVDVVEIDGASNTGVEHVRRLKEDVGYAPLEARSKVIIVDEAHMLSKAAFNALLKTLEEPPAHATFILATTEPEKFPITIVSRCQHFVFQRVAQTDLEAHLAEVLGREGVAFDPEAVRLIARRGAGSVRDAMSLLSQVLALGAERLSEADVRDVLGMVGFSTFLDVLQAVRDRDLAALHTLVGQLVDGGMDLGFFLRELTSLWRDVFLLSRLGSAAMALVETPEEEKSALAAVAAGFSTAHAHAAWQMSLESQRTVTHSPDPALALELHLVNLALVPELLPVERAPQGEAQQRSSAAPAAAAATSTPSASKSSTPSAQSSALQAPLPYEAMAAPGDGSATPSAPQRAATSAPAVEAGSWPGFVAYLQEQGLAAQVCSVLHGEVAEDTVRIRVPSAFVAARLQDFQTKKSLSTIARTYFGRPMQVLVDAPSPSSRKTKAELKEMALNHPQIQAIRERFQAKIIDVRPNTGGMNRE, encoded by the coding sequence ATGGAGGCGGCCCGGACCCCCCGGGCCGCTGCCGCGCTTACGGGTACCAATGCCATGACCGCTGCCGGCCATACGAGCTTGACCGCCAAGTACCGTCCCCAAACCTTTGCCGCCGTGGTGGGGCAGGGGGCGACGACCCGCATTCTGTCCCAGGCGGCGGCGCAGCGCCGCATCGCCCCGGCCTATCTCTTCAGCGGCACCCGCGGGGTGGGCAAGACCACGGTGGCGCGTATCTTTGCCAAGGCCATCAATTGTCTGCACGGCCCAGCGCCGGAGCCGTGCAACGCCTGCTCCATGTGCCGCCAGATCACTGCAGGCACGGCTGTGGACGTGGTGGAGATCGACGGCGCCTCCAACACCGGCGTGGAGCATGTGCGCCGCCTCAAAGAAGACGTGGGCTATGCGCCTTTGGAAGCGCGCTCCAAGGTCATCATCGTCGATGAGGCCCACATGCTCTCCAAGGCGGCCTTCAACGCCCTGCTCAAGACCCTGGAAGAGCCCCCGGCCCACGCCACCTTTATTTTGGCCACCACCGAGCCGGAGAAATTCCCCATCACCATCGTGAGCCGCTGCCAGCACTTTGTGTTCCAGCGTGTCGCCCAGACCGACCTGGAGGCCCACCTGGCAGAGGTGCTCGGCCGCGAAGGCGTGGCCTTCGACCCGGAGGCGGTGCGTCTCATCGCCCGCCGGGGCGCTGGCTCGGTGCGGGACGCCATGTCGCTCCTCTCGCAGGTCCTCGCCCTCGGGGCCGAGCGGCTCTCGGAGGCCGACGTGCGCGACGTCCTCGGCATGGTGGGCTTCTCCACGTTTCTGGACGTACTGCAGGCGGTGCGCGACCGAGACCTGGCCGCGCTCCATACCCTGGTGGGGCAATTGGTGGACGGGGGCATGGATTTGGGCTTCTTCCTGCGGGAGCTTACCTCTTTGTGGCGGGATGTCTTTCTCCTTTCCCGCTTGGGCAGCGCCGCCATGGCCCTGGTGGAGACGCCCGAGGAAGAGAAATCCGCCCTGGCGGCCGTGGCGGCCGGGTTTTCCACGGCCCATGCCCACGCGGCGTGGCAGATGAGCCTCGAGAGCCAGCGCACGGTCACCCATAGTCCGGACCCGGCCCTGGCCTTGGAGCTCCATTTGGTGAACCTGGCCCTGGTGCCCGAGCTCTTGCCCGTGGAGCGCGCCCCCCAAGGAGAGGCGCAGCAGCGTTCGTCTGCGGCGCCCGCCGCAGCGGCTGCCACAAGCACGCCGTCCGCCTCAAAGAGTTCCACGCCCTCCGCACAGAGCTCCGCCCTCCAGGCACCTTTGCCTTACGAAGCTATGGCAGCGCCCGGTGACGGGAGCGCCACGCCTTCGGCACCGCAGCGTGCCGCGACGTCTGCGCCTGCGGTGGAGGCGGGCTCCTGGCCGGGGTTTGTCGCCTATCTCCAGGAACAGGGCCTTGCCGCGCAGGTCTGTTCCGTACTGCACGGAGAAGTGGCGGAGGATACGGTGCGCATCCGCGTGCCCAGCGCCTTTGTGGCGGCGCGGCTCCAGGATTTTCAGACCAAAAAATCGCTTTCGACCATTGCCCGGACCTATTTTGGCCGCCCCATGCAGGTGCTTGTGGATGCTCCTTCGCCGTCTTCCCGCAAGACCAAGGCAGAGCTCAAGGAAATGGCCCTCAACCATCCCCAAATCCAAGCCATCCGCGAGCGGTTTCAGGCCAAGATCATCGATGTCCGGCCCAATACAGGAGGAATGAACCGTGAATGA
- a CDS encoding 2-oxoacid:ferredoxin oxidoreductase subunit beta translates to MLDTTIYGAFPTSWCPGCGNHDILAALKTALARLELAPHQFALVSGIGQAAKAPHYLRCNGFAGLHGRALPAAQALKLVQPELTVLVESGDGCTYGEGGNHFLAAIRRNVDITLLVHDNQIYGLTKGQSSPTTMVGHKTKNQPLGVLDMPFNPVAVAVAMGCSFVARSFSGLKEHLAETIVQAVRHPGFALVDIMSPCISFNKVNTFAWYKARCQEIPASHDPTDQEAAMRLAWEFGERIPVGVLLKRPSTPKDQILPVCQQGPRYRHKPDPAVLSRLMAAFA, encoded by the coding sequence ATGCTGGATACAACGATTTATGGTGCGTTTCCGACCTCTTGGTGCCCAGGGTGCGGCAATCACGACATCCTGGCGGCCCTCAAGACGGCGCTGGCGCGGCTTGAGCTTGCGCCACACCAATTCGCCCTGGTCTCGGGCATCGGCCAGGCGGCCAAAGCCCCCCATTACCTGCGCTGCAATGGATTTGCCGGGCTCCATGGTCGGGCCCTGCCTGCGGCCCAGGCCCTCAAGCTGGTTCAGCCCGAGCTCACGGTACTCGTGGAGTCAGGCGATGGCTGCACCTATGGCGAAGGCGGCAATCACTTTTTGGCCGCTATCCGCCGCAACGTCGATATCACTCTGCTCGTGCACGACAACCAGATCTATGGCCTCACCAAAGGCCAATCCAGCCCCACGACCATGGTGGGACACAAGACCAAAAACCAGCCTCTGGGTGTATTGGATATGCCCTTCAACCCCGTGGCCGTGGCCGTGGCCATGGGATGCTCCTTTGTGGCGCGCTCCTTTTCCGGCCTCAAGGAACACCTGGCTGAGACCATTGTACAGGCGGTGCGGCATCCGGGCTTTGCCTTGGTGGACATTATGAGCCCGTGCATCTCCTTCAACAAGGTCAACACCTTTGCCTGGTACAAGGCCCGCTGCCAGGAGATCCCCGCCTCCCACGACCCTACGGACCAGGAAGCCGCCATGCGCCTGGCATGGGAGTTTGGGGAGCGCATCCCGGTGGGGGTGCTCTTGAAGCGGCCATCCACGCCGAAGGACCAGATTTTGCCAGTCTGCCAGCAGGGGCCGCGCTACCGCCATAAGCCGGATCCAGCGGTGCTCTCGCGCCTCATGGCTGCCTTTGCCTAA
- a CDS encoding YbaB/EbfC family nucleoid-associated protein, protein MNELIRQAQIMQKKMLRTQEEVGKRVVEASAGGGMVQVTATCAGELQKITIDPSVLASGDAEMLQDLILSAVNEVLKKGKTELQTEMAKITGGMRIPGLL, encoded by the coding sequence GTGAATGAATTGATCCGTCAGGCCCAGATCATGCAGAAAAAGATGCTCCGCACCCAGGAAGAAGTGGGCAAGCGTGTGGTGGAGGCCTCGGCCGGCGGCGGCATGGTGCAGGTGACCGCCACGTGTGCGGGTGAGCTGCAAAAGATCACCATCGACCCGTCGGTGCTCGCCAGTGGCGATGCGGAGATGCTGCAGGACTTGATCCTCTCTGCCGTCAACGAGGTGCTCAAGAAGGGCAAGACCGAGCTCCAGACGGAAATGGCCAAGATCACCGGCGGGATGCGCATCCCCGGACTGCTTTAG
- a CDS encoding branched-chain amino acid transaminase, with protein sequence MVQKAETIWFDGELVPWDEAKVHVLTHTLHYGMGVFEGIRCYTCTDGGSAVFRLREHVRRLFDSAKINEMAIPFTEAQICDAIVETLKANRLAEGYIRPLCIIGTGVMGVYPGDNPVQTIIAVWPWGAYLGAEALEKGIRVKTSTFTRHHVNVMMTKAKTCGNYVNSILAKREAIAEGYNEALMLDTEGYVCEATGENIFIVRDGVLKTPPPGAILAGITRESVMLLAEDLGYTVVEERFTRDALYSADEAFFTGTAAEITPIREVDRRVIGAGKRGPVTAALQDAYFKVLRGENPKYGAWLTRYSF encoded by the coding sequence ATGGTTCAGAAAGCGGAAACGATCTGGTTTGATGGCGAGCTGGTGCCGTGGGATGAGGCCAAGGTCCACGTGCTCACCCATACCCTGCACTATGGCATGGGCGTCTTTGAGGGGATCCGCTGCTACACGTGCACCGATGGCGGATCCGCAGTGTTTCGGCTGCGCGAGCATGTGCGCCGGCTTTTCGATTCGGCCAAGATCAACGAGATGGCCATCCCCTTCACGGAAGCGCAGATCTGCGACGCCATCGTCGAGACCCTCAAGGCCAACCGCCTGGCCGAGGGCTACATCCGGCCGCTTTGCATCATCGGCACCGGCGTCATGGGGGTGTACCCAGGGGACAATCCTGTGCAGACCATCATCGCCGTGTGGCCGTGGGGGGCGTATCTGGGCGCCGAAGCCTTGGAAAAGGGAATCCGCGTGAAGACTTCCACCTTCACCCGCCATCACGTGAACGTGATGATGACCAAGGCCAAGACCTGCGGCAATTACGTCAATTCCATCCTGGCCAAGCGCGAGGCCATCGCCGAAGGCTATAACGAGGCCCTCATGCTCGATACCGAAGGGTATGTGTGTGAGGCCACGGGCGAGAATATTTTCATCGTGCGTGACGGTGTCCTCAAGACCCCGCCGCCAGGGGCGATTTTGGCGGGCATCACCCGGGAGTCGGTCATGCTCTTGGCCGAAGACTTGGGCTACACCGTGGTGGAAGAGCGCTTTACCCGTGATGCCCTGTACAGCGCCGACGAGGCCTTCTTCACCGGCACCGCGGCGGAGATCACGCCGATTCGCGAGGTGGACCGCCGTGTCATCGGCGCCGGCAAGCGTGGGCCGGTGACCGCAGCCTTGCAGGATGCCTATTTCAAGGTGCTGCGGGGAGAAAATCCCAAGTACGGCGCCTGGCTCACCCGCTATTCGTTCTAG
- the recR gene encoding recombination mediator RecR, producing MARPLPAPLREVVDRLATLPGLGPKSALRIGLTLLRWPEERTRDLGERIVLLRENLHICRRCGALAETPVCALCQDPARSDDELCVVAEWDSILVMEEMGVYRGRYVVLGGLLAPLDGMDTERLDVARLEAILQEGRVREVILALGSTMEAEATASLVTARIKARFPAVRVTRLAQGIPLGAELKYVDPETLKQSLKYRQDL from the coding sequence GTGGCGCGCCCGTTGCCCGCCCCCTTGCGGGAGGTCGTGGATCGCCTGGCGACCTTGCCGGGCCTGGGGCCCAAGAGCGCCCTGCGCATCGGCCTCACCCTGCTGCGCTGGCCCGAGGAGCGCACCCGCGATCTCGGGGAGCGCATCGTGCTCTTGCGCGAGAACCTCCACATCTGCCGACGCTGCGGCGCCCTGGCGGAAACGCCGGTGTGCGCCTTGTGCCAGGACCCGGCCCGCAGTGACGACGAGCTCTGTGTGGTGGCCGAGTGGGACAGCATCCTGGTCATGGAAGAGATGGGCGTGTACCGGGGCCGCTATGTGGTGCTCGGCGGCCTCCTGGCCCCCTTGGACGGCATGGATACGGAGCGCCTGGACGTTGCCCGCCTCGAGGCCATCCTCCAGGAAGGCCGGGTGCGGGAGGTGATCCTCGCTTTGGGCTCCACCATGGAGGCGGAGGCCACGGCGTCTCTCGTCACCGCCCGCATCAAGGCCCGCTTTCCGGCGGTGCGGGTCACCCGCCTGGCCCAGGGCATTCCCTTGGGGGCGGAGCTCAAATACGTGGATCCGGAAACCCTCAAGCAATCCTTGAAGTATCGCCAAGACCTGTGA
- the mtnA gene encoding S-methyl-5-thioribose-1-phosphate isomerase — protein sequence MQAHIVFDPSRWTLQLLDQRRLPWEETWVECRTVADVVAAIRPMVVRGAPAIGVAAAYGCALACREVSAHASWRTAVEALLADLAQARPTAVNLSWAVGRVAARIAKAPDPAAAALAALDEARAIHDEDVAMCRAMGRLGAALLPQKGTVLTHCNAGALATGGYGTALGVIRAAREMGKDIRVLADETRPLWQGARLTAYELARDGIPVEVICEGAAASMMARGEVDAVIVGADRIAANGDTANKIGTLGLAVLARHFGVPFYVAAPHSTFDLSIASGAHIPIEERAAEEVTHPCGSRLAPEGVGARNPAFDVTPAELISAIITERAVLQPPTAATIAQVLGGRV from the coding sequence ATGCAAGCACATATCGTTTTTGATCCGTCCAGGTGGACGCTCCAGCTGTTGGATCAGCGCCGTCTGCCCTGGGAGGAGACCTGGGTGGAGTGCCGCACCGTGGCCGACGTGGTCGCCGCCATCCGACCCATGGTGGTGCGCGGCGCTCCGGCCATCGGCGTGGCTGCGGCCTATGGGTGCGCTTTGGCATGCCGGGAGGTGAGTGCCCATGCCTCGTGGCGCACCGCGGTGGAGGCGCTGCTCGCTGATCTCGCCCAGGCCCGTCCCACGGCGGTGAATCTCTCCTGGGCCGTCGGGCGCGTGGCGGCGCGGATTGCCAAGGCCCCAGACCCAGCGGCAGCCGCCCTTGCGGCCTTGGACGAGGCCCGGGCCATTCACGACGAAGACGTGGCCATGTGCCGCGCCATGGGGCGGTTGGGGGCCGCGCTGTTGCCCCAGAAAGGTACGGTGCTTACCCATTGCAACGCTGGCGCCCTGGCCACGGGCGGCTATGGCACGGCCTTGGGGGTGATCCGGGCAGCGCGCGAGATGGGCAAAGACATTCGCGTGCTGGCCGATGAGACAAGGCCCTTGTGGCAGGGGGCGCGACTGACGGCCTATGAACTGGCCCGTGACGGCATCCCGGTGGAGGTCATCTGCGAAGGCGCTGCGGCCTCCATGATGGCCCGGGGGGAAGTGGACGCCGTCATCGTGGGTGCGGACCGTATTGCCGCCAATGGGGATACGGCCAACAAGATCGGCACGTTGGGATTGGCGGTTCTGGCGCGGCACTTTGGCGTTCCCTTTTACGTGGCGGCCCCGCATTCGACCTTTGATCTCTCCATTGCGAGCGGCGCGCACATCCCCATCGAAGAACGGGCTGCGGAAGAAGTCACCCACCCTTGCGGCAGCCGCCTGGCCCCTGAAGGGGTTGGGGCGCGCAATCCCGCCTTCGATGTGACGCCCGCAGAACTCATCTCCGCCATCATCACGGAGCGGGCGGTGCTGCAGCCGCCCACAGCCGCCACCATCGCCCAGGTTTTGGGGGGTCGGGTATGA
- a CDS encoding class I SAM-dependent methyltransferase, with protein MARLPLHFVRCPACGHVWNRAFFPDAIPYSEQPNRMFNSGMRWQRHIARLVEATLAQLPPEPTVIEIGCGCGHFLHALAQRWPGRYIGFDPNGSASGDFAFHCRLFDPWQDVPVFAPHLVIMRHVLEHFQEPAMFLHRMAWAAHSVPHAVRMLIEVPCIDRVLTTGRLADLFYEHPQQFTTSSFSQLLGACGEVEELQRAYDGEVLIGVVRLQVPEVLRDRAQASACFAAQSQAARTTIAQQLDDLVRSGARVAIWGGTGKAAAFMHHFDVDAQRFALVVDSDIQKVGTYVPGTGQRIQFRDVLKTMTVDVLIIPTQWRAWDILAEMEREGIVASRILIEHEGRLIDFLRDPHPYRPSTETSVPCRPEGCPS; from the coding sequence ATGGCGCGCCTTCCTTTGCACTTCGTGCGCTGCCCGGCATGCGGCCATGTATGGAATCGTGCCTTTTTTCCTGACGCCATCCCCTACAGTGAGCAGCCTAACCGCATGTTCAACAGCGGTATGCGCTGGCAGCGCCACATTGCCCGGTTAGTGGAGGCAACCCTGGCGCAGCTCCCGCCAGAGCCCACGGTCATTGAGATCGGTTGCGGGTGTGGGCATTTTCTCCATGCCTTGGCCCAACGCTGGCCGGGCCGCTACATCGGGTTTGACCCCAACGGGAGTGCCTCGGGCGACTTTGCGTTTCACTGTCGGCTCTTTGATCCCTGGCAGGACGTGCCCGTCTTTGCGCCCCATCTCGTCATTATGCGCCATGTTCTGGAACATTTCCAAGAACCAGCAATGTTTCTTCACCGCATGGCTTGGGCGGCGCATTCCGTACCCCATGCGGTGCGCATGCTCATTGAAGTGCCTTGCATTGATCGGGTACTGACCACTGGTCGTCTGGCTGACCTCTTCTACGAGCACCCTCAGCAATTTACCACCTCGTCTTTTTCTCAGCTCCTTGGCGCTTGCGGTGAAGTGGAGGAGCTCCAGCGCGCTTACGACGGCGAAGTATTGATTGGCGTTGTGCGCCTGCAGGTGCCAGAAGTCTTGCGTGATCGGGCGCAAGCATCCGCGTGTTTTGCAGCGCAAAGTCAGGCAGCGCGCACTACTATTGCTCAGCAATTGGATGATCTCGTGCGCAGTGGGGCACGAGTGGCTATTTGGGGCGGAACAGGTAAGGCGGCAGCATTCATGCATCATTTCGATGTCGATGCCCAACGGTTTGCCTTGGTGGTGGATTCGGACATTCAGAAAGTGGGCACGTATGTCCCGGGAACTGGCCAGCGTATTCAATTTCGCGACGTGCTCAAGACAATGACGGTGGATGTCCTCATTATTCCCACCCAATGGCGGGCGTGGGACATCCTGGCGGAAATGGAGCGCGAAGGTATTGTTGCCTCCCGCATCCTCATTGAGCACGAGGGTCGGCTCATCGATTTTCTTCGCGATCCGCATCCCTATCGTCCGAGCACCGAAACCTCTGTGCCGTGCCGACCGGAGGGTTGTCCGTCATGA
- the der gene encoding ribosome biogenesis GTPase Der, whose protein sequence is MKHLPLVALVGRPNVGKSTLFNRLVGERVSITHDEPGVTRDSIWREVRWEESTSILVDTGGILMDSDDPLAQDVFAQAREAMAEAHVVILVTDGREGLHPHDEAVAGFLRQSGKPVLVVANKVDSPEREAVLCSEFHALGFPVVGVSAAHGHGVPALREAVEAMLPATAPVEEEHEPGLRLAVVGRPNVGKSSLVNALVGQKRLIVSPLAGTTRDAVDVELVRDGRRYVFVDTAGIRRKSRVQESLEYFSVLRSMQAAKSADVTLMVVDAAFGVVAQDKRLAAFLEQEKIPFILVGNKIDLLARGEGERMRRTVQETFAFLSHAPLLFASTVTKAGLGGLLPLAEQVHAQSQVRVPTGELNRFVRFATERQQPPVVGGRRGKIYYMTQAKTVPPTFVFFVNDPAVFRQSYMRFLENQLRKAFGLDKTPVRLVLRSSHDPQDSKTSRRR, encoded by the coding sequence ATGAAGCATCTGCCGCTTGTCGCCTTGGTGGGCCGCCCCAATGTGGGCAAATCCACCTTGTTCAACCGCTTGGTGGGCGAGCGCGTCTCCATCACCCACGATGAACCAGGGGTGACGCGCGACAGCATCTGGCGCGAGGTGCGTTGGGAGGAGAGCACCAGCATTCTGGTGGATACCGGCGGCATCCTCATGGATTCCGATGACCCCTTGGCCCAGGACGTCTTTGCCCAGGCGCGGGAGGCCATGGCGGAAGCCCATGTGGTCATCCTGGTGACCGACGGCCGGGAAGGTTTGCACCCCCATGACGAGGCCGTGGCTGGGTTTTTGCGCCAAAGCGGCAAACCGGTGCTCGTGGTGGCCAACAAGGTGGACAGCCCGGAGCGCGAGGCGGTCTTGTGCTCGGAATTCCATGCCTTGGGCTTTCCGGTGGTGGGGGTGTCCGCCGCCCACGGCCACGGGGTCCCCGCATTGCGGGAAGCCGTGGAAGCGATGCTCCCGGCCACAGCGCCCGTGGAAGAGGAACACGAGCCCGGTTTGCGTCTGGCGGTGGTGGGTCGGCCCAATGTGGGCAAGTCCTCACTGGTCAATGCCCTGGTGGGGCAAAAACGCCTCATCGTGAGCCCCTTGGCGGGCACCACCCGCGACGCCGTGGACGTGGAGCTCGTGCGCGACGGCAGGCGCTACGTGTTCGTGGATACCGCGGGGATTCGCCGCAAGTCCCGGGTGCAGGAGAGTTTGGAGTACTTCTCGGTGTTGCGCTCCATGCAGGCCGCCAAGAGCGCGGACGTGACGCTCATGGTGGTGGACGCGGCCTTTGGCGTGGTGGCGCAGGACAAACGTCTGGCCGCGTTTTTGGAGCAGGAAAAGATCCCCTTTATCCTGGTGGGCAATAAAATCGACCTCCTGGCCCGAGGAGAAGGAGAACGGATGCGCCGGACAGTGCAGGAGACCTTTGCCTTTCTCAGCCACGCACCGCTGCTCTTTGCCTCCACCGTGACCAAGGCGGGGCTGGGCGGCCTGCTCCCCTTGGCCGAGCAGGTACACGCCCAAAGCCAGGTGCGGGTGCCGACCGGAGAGCTCAACCGCTTCGTGCGCTTCGCCACCGAGCGCCAGCAACCGCCGGTGGTGGGCGGCCGCCGGGGCAAGATCTATTACATGACCCAGGCCAAGACCGTGCCCCCGACCTTCGTGTTCTTCGTCAACGACCCGGCCGTCTTTCGCCAAAGCTACATGCGCTTTCTGGAAAACCAGCTGCGCAAGGCCTTTGGCCTGGACAAGACCCCAGTACGCCTGGTCCTGCGCAGCAGCCACGACCCGCAGGATTCCAAGACAAGCCGGCGGCGGTAG
- a CDS encoding tetratricopeptide repeat protein yields the protein MNRMPASQEARLLEAAVTAHRKGRRAKAERLYRAILAINPTHPDAQHNLGQLARQRGTPRDALQHLKTALEARPDVAQYWISFIAALVECGELDAAEKVLVQGQDRGLSGDAVEELQARIQEQRDAALISAEQCCRQNPESVDAWRHLAELRYAHNDIFGSIEALRNCIRLDPENISYRIILADYLDKSGNVEQAAQSLQGATAIDPDSFVAWNNYGNMLRKLMCLDQAKDAFTRAHTINPKHEVPLINLACLANDQYDIGAALEYAQKAFALAPESPKVLQLLGISLSNVDRCEDAAAIFEKLLAVADTLENRFRYWLLLPWVFQSRAEIDRWRQRFAQGIAELMRSTGTLDGESVVGDYFRLPYQGQDDRPLMEALCRVFRAKAPQINVTAPHCRRWRMPRGRRIRLGICSHGLCNHPVAKFTSGFIREIDRSRFEVFVIHTPQTKHDPLRAKINTWADQVVDLPPGYSHQVERMAAVALDALFLPNVTEEKNLYLGCARLAPVQFTSWGIASTSGIDTLDYYISSHVIEPCDAIHHYTERLILLDHLPAYFAFIVAPDSIPDRSYWQIDDHRPLYFCPQNLFKYHPDFDKVLEEIAKRDHNAQFVFIEGMSEQWTDRLRSRWQCTAPMLNRRARFLPRQEHNDYMGLVARSDVILDTVHFGSGTTFYEAMYYGTPIVTWPGRFMRGRIVAGGYQQMGLIDVPVANSLEEYAEVTVAWANDPHRRQRFRQAALAAREKLFADALIVRQLEEFLLAALDAADRGEKLPSGWRAGFSK from the coding sequence ATGAACCGTATGCCAGCCTCTCAAGAGGCGCGCCTCCTTGAGGCGGCTGTCACCGCGCATCGGAAGGGTCGCCGTGCCAAGGCCGAACGTCTCTACCGCGCCATCCTTGCTATCAATCCCACGCATCCCGATGCGCAGCATAACCTAGGCCAGTTGGCCCGGCAGAGAGGCACTCCTCGTGATGCCTTGCAACACCTCAAGACTGCCTTGGAGGCGAGACCTGACGTAGCCCAATATTGGATTTCCTTCATTGCAGCACTGGTGGAGTGTGGTGAACTGGATGCTGCAGAAAAAGTGCTCGTCCAAGGTCAGGATCGAGGACTTTCCGGAGACGCGGTAGAAGAGCTGCAAGCACGAATACAAGAGCAAAGGGATGCAGCGCTTATCAGTGCTGAGCAATGCTGTCGTCAAAATCCAGAAAGTGTGGATGCCTGGAGGCATCTTGCTGAGTTACGCTACGCACACAATGATATTTTCGGATCTATTGAAGCTCTACGCAATTGCATTCGATTGGATCCGGAAAATATCAGCTACAGAATTATCCTCGCTGATTATTTAGATAAATCGGGCAATGTGGAACAGGCGGCGCAGAGTCTTCAGGGGGCAACAGCGATCGATCCAGATTCGTTTGTGGCATGGAACAATTATGGTAATATGTTGCGCAAATTAATGTGTCTTGATCAAGCCAAAGATGCATTTACCAGAGCCCATACCATAAACCCGAAGCATGAAGTGCCGCTCATCAATCTCGCTTGTCTTGCAAATGATCAATATGATATTGGTGCTGCACTGGAATATGCGCAAAAGGCCTTTGCATTGGCGCCAGAATCCCCAAAGGTGTTGCAACTCCTCGGTATTTCTTTGAGCAATGTTGATCGTTGTGAGGACGCTGCTGCCATCTTCGAAAAACTCTTGGCGGTAGCGGATACCCTCGAGAACCGCTTTCGATATTGGCTGCTTCTTCCCTGGGTTTTCCAGTCTCGTGCGGAAATCGATCGCTGGAGACAGCGATTTGCCCAAGGGATTGCAGAGCTCATGCGATCCACGGGCACGCTGGATGGAGAGAGTGTCGTTGGCGACTATTTTCGTTTGCCGTACCAGGGACAAGATGACCGACCGCTCATGGAGGCGCTGTGTCGCGTATTTCGCGCCAAGGCACCGCAGATCAATGTCACGGCCCCGCATTGCCGCCGGTGGCGTATGCCGCGGGGACGCAGGATTCGCTTGGGCATCTGCTCCCACGGCCTGTGTAACCACCCCGTGGCCAAGTTTACCAGCGGCTTTATCCGCGAGATCGACCGCAGCCGATTCGAGGTCTTCGTCATCCATACCCCACAAACCAAACACGATCCCCTGCGCGCCAAAATCAACACGTGGGCGGATCAGGTGGTGGATTTGCCCCCCGGCTATTCGCATCAAGTGGAACGAATGGCGGCGGTGGCACTCGATGCCCTGTTCTTGCCGAATGTTACGGAAGAAAAAAACTTATACCTAGGCTGTGCCCGTCTGGCGCCGGTACAATTCACCAGCTGGGGTATTGCGAGCACTTCAGGAATCGATACTCTTGACTATTACATCTCTTCACACGTGATCGAGCCGTGTGACGCCATACATCACTACACGGAGCGCCTGATTTTGCTCGATCATTTGCCGGCGTATTTTGCTTTTATCGTAGCTCCCGATTCAATTCCTGATCGTTCCTATTGGCAGATTGATGATCATCGTCCACTATATTTTTGTCCACAAAACTTATTCAAGTACCATCCTGATTTTGACAAGGTTTTGGAAGAAATTGCAAAACGAGACCACAATGCACAGTTTGTATTCATCGAAGGAATGTCCGAGCAATGGACGGATCGATTACGTTCCCGTTGGCAGTGCACTGCTCCTATGCTCAATAGAAGAGCACGATTTTTACCTCGACAAGAGCATAATGATTATATGGGTCTTGTGGCCCGTTCTGATGTCATTTTGGATACGGTGCACTTTGGTTCTGGTACCACTTTTTACGAAGCGATGTATTACGGTACGCCTATCGTCACCTGGCCGGGACGTTTTATGCGGGGACGCATTGTCGCCGGCGGCTACCAACAGATGGGACTGATAGATGTGCCGGTGGCCAACAGCCTGGAAGAATATGCCGAGGTGACCGTGGCCTGGGCAAACGATCCACACCGGCGGCAGCGTTTCCGCCAGGCGGCCCTTGCGGCGCGGGAGAAGCTCTTTGCCGACGCCCTGATTGTCCGACAGTTGGAGGAGTTTCTCCTCGCCGCCTTGGATGCCGCGGATCGGGGCGAAAAGCTGCCGTCAGGTTGGAGAGCAGGGTTTTCAAAATAA